The Camelus dromedarius isolate mCamDro1 chromosome 1, mCamDro1.pat, whole genome shotgun sequence genome has a window encoding:
- the PPM1K gene encoding protein phosphatase Mn(2+)-dependent 1K — protein sequence MSTATLITLVRSGGNQVRKRALLCSRLLQEGRWLTPTCHSSTSEPRCSRFDPDGSGRPSTWDNFGIWDNRIDEPILLPPSIKYGKPIPKISLANVGCASQTGKRKENEDRFDFAQLTDEVLYFAVYDGHGGPAAADFCHTHMEKCILDLLPKEENLETVLTLAFLEIDKAFARHAHLSADATLLTSGTTATVALLRDGIELVVASVGDSRAILCRKGKPMKLTIDHTPERKDEKERIKKCGGFVAWNSLGQPHVNGRLAMTRSLGDLDLKTSGVIAEPETKRIKLHHADDSFLVLTTDGINFMVNSQEICDFINQCHDPNEAAHAVTEQAIQYGTEDNTTAVVVPFGAWGKYKNSEVSFSFSRSFATSGRWA from the exons ATGTCAACAGCTACCTTAATCACTTTGGTTAGAAGCGGTGGGAACCAGGTGAGAAAGAGAGCACTGCTCTGCTCCCGCCTGCTGCAGGAGGGCAGGTGGTTGACGCCTACGTGCCACAGCTCCACTTCAGAGCCCAGGTGCTCTCGGTTTGATCCTGATGGTAGCGGGCGACCATCCACGTGGGATAATTTTGGCATCTGGGATAACCGCATTGACGAACCAATTCTACTGCCACCCAGCATCAAGTATGGCAAGCCAATTCCCAAAATCAGCTTGGCAAACGTGGGCTGTGCCTCGCAGACTGGCAAACGAAAAGAGAATGAAGACCGGTTTGACTTTGCTCAGCTAACAGATGAGGTCCTGTACTTTGCGGTGTACGATGGCCACGGCGGACCTGCGGCTGCTGATTTCTGTCACACCCATATGGAGAAGTGCATACT GGATTTGCTTCCTAAGGAGGAGAATTTGGAAACTGTGTTGACCTTGGCTTTTCTAGAAATAGATAAAGCCTTTGCAAGGCACGCCCACCTGTCTGCTGATG CAACCCTTCTGACCTCTGGGACTACTGCAACAGTAGCCCTGTTGAGAGATGGTATTGAACTGGTTGTGGCCAGTGTTGGGGATAGCCGAGCAATTTTGTGTAGAAAAGGAAAACCCATGAAGCTGACCATTGACCATACtccagaaagaaaagatgaaaaagaaag GATCAAGAAATGTGGGGGTTTTGTAGCTTGGAATAGTTTGGGACAGCCTCACGTGAACGGCAGGCTTGCAATGACAAGAAGTCTTGGAGATTTGGATCTTAAAACCAGTGGTGTGATAGCAGAACCTGAAACAAAGAGGATTAAG CTACATCATGCTGATGACAGCTTCCTGGTCCTCACTACAGATGGAATTAACTTCATGGTGAACAGTCAAGAGATTTGTGACTTCATCAACCAGTGCCATGATCCCAATGAAGCGGCCCATGCAGTAACTGAACAG GCAATACAGTATGGTACTGAAGATAACACCACTGCAGTAGTAGTGCCTTTTGGTGCTTGGGGAAAATACAAGAACTCTGAAGTCAGTTTCTCGTTCAGCAGAAGTTTTGCCACCAGTGGACGATGGGCCTGA